The following proteins are encoded in a genomic region of Ictalurus furcatus strain D&B chromosome 6, Billie_1.0, whole genome shotgun sequence:
- the stk17b gene encoding serine/threonine-protein kinase 17B, which yields MMARRRLEGRGGLLADIQTTILSEPLDSLFHITGELGRGKFAVVKKCVDKATGKEFAAKFVRKRRRGRDCRAEVIHELAVLEAARCNPRIINLHAAYENEHDIILLLEYAAGGEIFDHCVSDELLSEGQIIRLIRQVLEGVHLLHQSNVVHLDLKPQNILLTSLSPLGDIKIVDFGLARRLGSIGELREIVGTPEYVAPEILNYEPITTATDLWSIGVITYMLITGESPFAGEDKQQTFLNVSQVNVDYSKEAFSRVSELAVHFIQKLLVKAPEDRPSAADCLSHPWLWQQYLGVELSPPPATPRVPRERSSGVKWASAPEDLEDKENILDSPQSKRFRFEDDAQAARDSSI from the exons ATGATGGCCCGGAGGCGGTTGGAGGGTCGCGGCGGGCTGCTGGCGGACATCCAGACCACGATACTGAGCGAGCCGCTGGATTCCCTGTTCCACATCACCGGCGAGCTCGGCAG AGGGAAGTTTGCAGTGGTGAAGAAATGCGTGGACAAGGCGACGGGTAAAGAGTTTGCGGCGAAGTTCGTGCGGAAGCGGCGGCGAGGTCGTGACTGTAGGGCCGAGGTGATCCACGAGCTGGCGGTGCTGGAGGCGGCCCGGTGCAACCCCCGCATCATCAACCTGCACGCAGCCTACGAGAACGAGCACGACATCATCCTACTGCTCGAGTA TGCGGCAGGTGGTGAGATATTTGACCACTGCGTGTCTGACGAGCTGCTGTCCGAAGGCCAAATCATTCGTTTAATCCGACAGGTCCTTGAAGGCGTCCATCTGCTGCACCAGAGCAACGTCGTCCACCTTGACTTGAag CCTCAGAACATTCTGCTGACCAGTCTGAGTCCTCTTGGGGACATTAAGATCGTGGACTTTGGGCTGGCACGGCGGCTCGGCTCCATCGGAGAGCTGCGAGAGATCGTGGGTACACCTGAGTACGTAG CTCCAGAAATCCTGAATTATGAGCCCATCACTACAGCCACAGATCTGTG GAGCATCGGCGTGATCACGTACATGCTGATCACAGGAGAGTCTCCGTTTGCCGGCGAGGACAAGCAGCAAACCTTCCTGAACGTCTCGCAGGTGAACGTGGACTACAGCAAGGAGGCGTTCTCCCGTGTGTCCGAGCTCGCCGTCCATTTCATCCAAAAACTGCTGGTCAAAGCACCAGA AGACCGGCCGAGCGCCGCAGACTGTCTGAGTCACCCGTGGCTGTGGCAGCAGTACCTGGGGGTCGAACTCTCTCCCCCTCCAGCAACCCCACGTGTCCCACGAGAGCGCAGCAGCGGTGTCAAGTGGGCATCTGCTCCCGAGGACCTTGAGGACAAAGAGAACATTCTGGATTCGCCGCAGTCTAAGAGGTTCCGCTTCGAGGATGACGCACAGGCCGCGAGGGACAGCAGCATCTGA